The sequence GACCTCGATCCCGGCCTCCTCCAGCGCTTCCGGTGTCAGCGTGTACATCACCGCACGGGTGCTCAGCGTCTGTGGCGGCATGTCGAGTTCCACCGAGTCGAGCACCTCGCCCGACAAGAGTGTGCGCAGGTAGCCGACCACCTGATGAGTCACGTCCACCGCGACCAGTGCGACGGTCAGCGGACCACAGGTTCGGCGCGCGACGACGTCGGTGATCGTGACGTCGGTGGTCTCCCGCGCCGAGGTTGTCCAGTCGGGTTCTTCCGGATGTGCCAGCGCGAGACCGTCGGTCAGATCGAGCTCATCGACGACGTAGGACTCACCCTGATGGATGTGCAACGCACCGGGGTGAACGGTCGACATGGCGCGGCCCGAGTCGACGGTACCCAACAGCTGGGAACTGCTGGTGTCCACGATCAGCACCTGGCCACCGATGCCGCCGCGGATGTCGATGTCGGCGTGTGGCTCGACGCCCGCCGCCACGTACCAGCCGGCCTTGCGGCGCTTGAGCATCCCGTCGGCAGCGAGCCCCGCAACCGCGTCGACGGCTTCCCACGCCTCGATCTCACTGTCCTGCAGCGGTAGTTCGGCGGCCGCGCACAACAGGTGTGGAGTCAGAATGTACGGATTCGTCGGATCGGTCACCGTCGCCTCGATCGGGCGCCCGAGCAACGCCTCCGGATGGTTCACGAGGTAGGTGTCGAGCGGGTCGTCACGGGCGACGAGCACCACGAGCGAATCCCCCGACGTGCGTTGTCGACCGGCCCGGCCGGCCTGCTGCCAGAAGGAGGCCACGGTACCGGGGTAGCCGCCCACGATGACCGCGTCGAGACCGCTGATGTCCACGCCGAGTTCGAGAGCGTTGGTGGTCGCCACACCGACGAGATCTCCGTCGGTGATCGCCTTCTCCAGACGGCGACGGTCGTCGGCGAGATAGCCGGCGCGATACGCCGCGACCCGATCGACCAACTCCGGCGCGGTCTGCGACAGCAGATGACGTGCTTGGCGTGCGGTCAGCTCCACACCGCGACGACTGCGCTGAAAACAGAGCGTCCGCGCTCCCTCCACCACGAAATCGGCCAGCAGTCGGGCGGATTCGGCACCGGCCGAACGACGTACCGGTGCGCCGTTCTCACCGGTGACAGCGGGCAAGAAGTCGGGCTCCCACAGTGCGACCGTGCGCTCGCCGCGGGGCGATCCGTCCTCGGTGACGGCGATCGCCGGCTCGCCGATCAAGCGGGTCAAGGCTTCTGCCGGTTCGGCCATCGTGGCACTGGTGCCGATCACCACCGGATTCCCGCCCGCCGACCGCGCGACCCGGAGCAGACGCCGCAACACCAG is a genomic window of Gordonia sp. SID5947 containing:
- a CDS encoding DEAD/DEAH box helicase, whose product is MQNPTFGSELLRQSMAGTDAMSSCLTHMSVIGSRTASFARWPEWAPPELVTAFVDSGIDEPWTHQVSAADLAYRGNHVALCTGTASGKSMAYQLPILTTLSKDPNSTALYLSPTKALGADQIRSVSSLLAGHQAFTHLQPCAYDGDTDVEIRQWARAHSRWIFTNPDMLHIGILSGHARWRHFFRHLRYIVIDECHHYRGVFGSNTALVLRRLLRVARSAGGNPVVIGTSATMAEPAEALTRLIGEPAIAVTEDGSPRGERTVALWEPDFLPAVTGENGAPVRRSAGAESARLLADFVVEGARTLCFQRSRRGVELTARQARHLLSQTAPELVDRVAAYRAGYLADDRRRLEKAITDGDLVGVATTNALELGVDISGLDAVIVGGYPGTVASFWQQAGRAGRQRTSGDSLVVLVARDDPLDTYLVNHPEALLGRPIEATVTDPTNPYILTPHLLCAAAELPLQDSEIEAWEAVDAVAGLAADGMLKRRKAGWYVAAGVEPHADIDIRGGIGGQVLIVDTSSSQLLGTVDSGRAMSTVHPGALHIHQGESYVVDELDLTDGLALAHPEEPDWTTSARETTDVTITDVVARRTCGPLTVALVAVDVTHQVVGYLRTLLSGEVLDSVELDMPPQTLSTRAVMYTLTPEALEEAGIEVGRFPGALHAAEHAAIGLLPLVASCDRWDIGGLSTNQHPDTGLPTVFVYDGYMGGAGFADRGYAAFDTWIVATRDAVASCRCESGCPSCVQSPKCGNGNDPLDKDGAVTVLTLLSREYSTDD